DNA sequence from the Glycine soja cultivar W05 chromosome 18, ASM419377v2, whole genome shotgun sequence genome:
TCCACGAATAACAGGCCTGGAATTCAAATAATTGACAAGCATGCATAAACTTCCAAAAGTCAAAAGAGACAATAACAACCAAATATACTTACGTGAGAGGAGGTCTCATTTTGGCAGCTAAATGTGGTGAAAATTGCCTAACTGTTCTTGTTACCTTCTCACTAAAGGTACCTGCAAAGCTGCAAAACATTACCAATTAAATTGATgtgcaaaatatataaaagataaaataagcaCTTCCATAACAGTATAACTGGGGCTGACTAAATGAAGATTTCACAGTTCAAACTTTATTAGACTTCTATAGATTCCCAGGATTGagtgtaaaaattataatattttacaaattatccAGAGGTAAATCTTAATTAggaaaaataattgtataatagCCCATCATCTGAGTATAGTCAAATATTTAAAGTCATACTCAAAACTCCTCAAAGAAGCCCATTGTACTCCACAGTTGTGTCATAAGTTATAACTAGTAATAACCCTTTCAAgttcatttttcttctctttttggtAACCATGATAATATCACAGCCTcctataaaaatgattttaaattgctACTCTCTAAATACAAGACTAGTGGAGTGGTAGAGAACATAAATTTTCACTATATCCAATCCAAGTCATGAACAAAGATATTGACACAGTTGTCTCAAGTAGAAATAAAATGTACATAACTGAAATACTAAAATCTAAATTTGATCAAAGCTCTCACTTTCCTACAATGCCAACCTTTCCCATCCTGCAGATTAAAACCTATTCATTTTTCGGTTCAttccacaaaagaaaaaattgatgtaCTTCCTAAAGATATATGGTAAAACTATGTTGATCATTGTCAGAATAGAACAAATTAACATGCTACACAAATCAAGCAACAAAGGTACTATATCCAAAGCTAGAAGTAAAACTATCATGCAATTGATGCCATGTTAGCTTTATGACAGGATCCATTTTAGGGATTGAGACTGCAATTAAATTCAAGTTATATCATCTAGAATACCAACCCATATATAAACTTTACCAGTTTACCCTAGGCTTCTAATAAGCACCTTGTTTCTGCATAAGGAAATACTATGAACAATTGAACACTGCAAAGAGTATTATTCAGTATTCTGCCAAAAGCAGGTCAGGATTTCCTTAAAACTGCTACCCTCACAAAATATGGCATCTATATTGTATCAGCCTAGAAGTAAATAGGATGATTCAATATAGAAAACTATTATACAGTGCGATTGGAGGCTCTGGTtaacaatgaaaaagaaaaagaataaaaaagcataaaattgAAGCAAGTTTGTTGCACAAGCAAGGAAGTCAGATTAACATCAATAAAAATGGCATCAAATGCGTAAGTTCTAAACTGATACAAAACCTTCCCCCTAAATAGCACAGCCCTTACACCAAAATGTTTgcaaaatcaaataaacttcAAAACCAATCTATTGTGATATATAAAGATAGCCAGTAACACTGCTTACCTGTCATTCAGAAAAGCAATGCTGAGTGCCGTAAGAAGTGCAGCTACAATAGCTAGCGGTCTTCGAAGAAAACCCAATACTACAATTCAAAACGTTGATAATGAGACAAACACATCCCCAAACatcaaaatttgaataaacaGCATCCATCAAGCTCACTTACTGAGAACAGAAACAATCAAAATGAAGTAGTTGGTCCGGTAGCTGCAGCAAACAAAAGCAAAACCATCAGTATCATTTCCCAACTCTGATAAAATCCAGAGCACACAATAAGTCAAATAACAAGTTATCCCTAAATACACAAAAACACTATCCTATAACTAATCATCACATCCTCGTAATTCGAAATTCATCACGGAAAGAGCacaagataaaattataaaacttcaTACCCCAtcgcccagaggctcttcgctatgcgaaggtatgggggaagataaaattataataaaataaaatagaaaaacaatacGATGTAGTTGGTTGGGTAGCTGCGGCAAACAAAAGCACAATCATATCACTATCATTTCTCAATCCTAAAATTTCTCTACTCTGATAAAATCCATAGCAAAATAAGTCAATAGCAACTTATCCCTAAATACACACAACACTATCCTAAAATTAATCATCACATCCTCGTAACTCGAAATTCATCACGGAAccctaaaaacaaaaataaaacaaatccaTAACGTCATCAACAGTAAAACCTCCAAATAAGGCAAAAAATAAAGGTAAGATCACGGAAACAAAAatccatacaaaaacaaaagataaaggaaatgaaatgaaatttcgtTCGGCTGATCATCTAATTCGGCGAAAAGATAGAAACAAGGAGAAAATTTAGAACTGCATGGGATTGTTGTGAGATGGCGATGAAATTCTGAGAGGGTTAGGGAAGGTTACTAGTAGAGGTTGCATTTGAGGCGGCTGTTCCATTTAGAGGAAGATCTGGGAACAGTGAATCGCGAGAAGAATTCCGACAGCGGGCGCGGCGGCGACGACCAATCGACCTCGCGGAGCGCGTCGATCAGATCCTCCGCGGTTACGTTTCCCCAATCCATTATTCTTTCTCTCTGCGATTATCGGAGAAAAGCTTCGGTTGAAAAGGAAGTGAGGAATGGATTGAATTAGAAGGTTAACGAAACGAGGAAGGAAGTGATATACGAGtgaaggaaggaagaagaagaaggaaagtaGAAAACTGGAAAAGAGTGAACgaagggaaaaaaatgaagcttGGGTTTTTATTTTCTGACTTGTCTTCCTTCGTGGGTttggttttgtcaaaaaaagaaaatggaaaatagaATACTAaaccatttaaaataataaattaaaaaggaaaatgtctGAGCCCGGGTTCGAACCGGGGACCTCTAGTGTGTGAGACTAGCGTGATAACCAACTACACCACCCAGACAGTTTAATAATCTTGatcacattaaatatttatataattattttttaatggcatttttcttttatctgtACCACTAATTTGCCATCAATTTTACACATTGATTATATAATCGTGTTACTCAATTAAGTGCTAAATTTACACACTTTGttactcaattttaaaaaatccgtGTGTTTGTCACTCAACTTATTTTTTGCACACTTTGTCATTGAATTTTCCAAATTATATGgtttttcttaataataataattagaattaaaataaatgagaaacaCCTTTTTTAGTATGTGGCTTAGAATACGCGTGAATAAAATGATGTGAAATAGCATTGCTACAACGATGTGAAATGACATTGATACAACGATATCTTTGGGTGTGGTTGGATGtagttttgaaaaacaaattattttgtaaaaaaaaatatgtttttaatctttatattttttatttaaacttggttttattttttatattttaaaattgttaaattagTCCTCtaactttcaaaaatatatgaatttagtCTCTTAACATATTAAATTCATATACTATTTTATAAAGTTAAACaactaaatttatcaatttaaaaatgcaaagactaaaattaaaattggtaTTTATAAATGCACCCCCAACACTcaaatcatatatcatttaatataataaatgaaaataataattaaaaataatgaactACATTGAGAATTTTTTCCTTTATGtagtttttaatctttatattttttatttaaacttggttttattttttatatttcaaaattcttaaattagtcctctaacttttaaaaatatatgaatttagtCTCTTAACATATTAAATTCATATACTATTTTATAAAGTTAAACAACTAAATTCAccaatttaaaaatgtaaaggctaaaattaaaattggtaTTTATAAATGCACCCCAACACTcaaatcatatatcatttaatataataaatgagaataataattaaaaataatgaactACATTGAGAATTTCTTCCTTTTATGTAGTATTGATTGTCGGCTCTAAGTACATGAAAATGTTAGATATGACATAAGAAGTGTCAATATGCAATTACAAAATTAGAGAGTTTTAGTACCCTATATTGATAGGTACCCCTTTGAAAGTACAGAAACCTCTTATTGAAATACCACCCTATACGGCCTTTCACAAGCCATTACAGTACAATTACATATCACAAGATTAGATGCAAATGATTTTCACTCAAGTAGAACATGCACCACATCATATTCCATATAGGTTTAATTGAGTTTTTCCTACCTAAAATATaggtcattttttaaaaattacctcAGATTCATTTTTTCCCTagatatcttaaaaaaatttgcgTTTCATTTTAATACCTACTGTTAGACAACATCTGTTAAGTGATAACGTAGCTCACGGAGTTTCACGTCATCACGCGTATTCACTTATCATGTCAGTGCTTTTTTTCCACatcatgtatttttaattaattgtaccACATGGCttcaattaagtttttaaaatattttttttaaaaaagaaaatttaaaggaAACTGAGTTTTCTATCGTATTGGAAATCATTCATACCTCGCAAAATGGCACTTCATCTTCTTGACAATGGTATTCGCTTTGTTCAATGGGTGATTGCGAGTGTTATTGAGGGAGTGAGTTCATGTATTTTGTGAGTTCATCGTAGTGTTCCATTTGTTAATGGTTTTCTTTCACAAACATGAGTTGACTTTTTATCTTCATTGACGTATGTTCATGTGTACTTGTTGTGGCATTCGTGTTGTTTAGTGGTCCCTATTGTCTTCAAAAACGAAAGAGGAGTTGTCTTCGAACTGTATCAGGTAATGTTGTTTTATGGTATTGTTTATTTGCTTTTTATTTGTTAGTGGTCACCTTTTCTACCATGACCTTCTTTTTGTGATGACTATTTTGTGGTCCtcgaaaatttttaaaattgcatttgtgtttttttccGATTTTTGGAAGTTTCACGCACCGAATGATTTTGGGTTTTGTGTAGGGTTAGTTTATTGTTTAACTGGGTTTGATTAGGTTTTAACCGAGTTAAACATTGTTTCTATATGTGTTGCAAGCATGAGTTTCAAATTGAAATTGCATCATGGTGGTTTCTTTGAAAGAGACCCTATGATGCAATATTTTGGGACTAGCAATTCCATAAGTGTCATTTATATAGATGTTGACAAGTGATCGTTCTTTGAAGAAATTGGGATTTTAAAAGAAGACTTTGGATATGGTGATCAACCAATGAGGGTATGGTTGAAAGGTAGTGATGGTGACTACAAGGAGATAACCATGGAGAGTCATGCATTGGAGTTGTCTAATTATGCGATTGCTAACAGTTATAAGGTGGAGTTGTTTGTGAAATGTGCTGGTGGTAATGAGGGGATCGTGGATGAAAATTTTTATGAAGACAATAGTTCAGAATTACTAGAGGATAGATGTCCAAACAATTCATGTTTGATTCGAGTGGAGAGACCATCCATTAAAGTGCTACCAAAATTTGGTAGTTTCTATATGTGCTTAAAAGGTCCAAAATTTGCATTCAAAAAGGCATGCAGGCCCTTGATTGGTGTTGATGGTTGTCATCTGAAATCAAAGTTTGGAGGACAACTGATGATTGTTGTTGGTAGAGATCCCAATGACCAGTACATGCCAATTACCTTTGTTGTAGAAACAGAGACTAAGGAGACATGGAGATGGTTTCTGAATGTGTTGTTTGAGGATATTGGTAGCGTTGAAACCAACAAATGGGTGTTTATTAGTGAtcaacaaaaggtaaaaaattatGCTCTTGGATTGTTCTATAtgttgtaaaaattattaagattattttattgACTTAATTTATTTGCAGGGattacaacaattttttttggaattttcaACTCCGATAGAGCACAGTTTCTGCCTGCGACATCTttacaacaattttaaaaaaaatttggtggTGGCATAATGCTGAGAGATCTGATGATGGGACCTGCTAAGGTTACTTATGAACATCTGTGGAAAAACAAAATGCAACAAATAAAGGACATCAATGAAGCTACATATCATTGGTTATATAACCTGGAGAGGAAAGCATGGTGTAAGTATGCATTTTCTCATTACCGTGTGATATTTTGATGAACAACCTTAGTGAGTCGTTTAACAGTACAATACTAGTAGCTAGCGATAAGCCTATCATAACTATGTGTGAGAGGATTATAATGTACCTTATGAATAGATTTGCAACCCTTAGAGACAAATTGAAATATTACAAAGGTAAGGTGATGCCTAAGCCCCTAAAAAGGTTGGACTGGGAGGTTGAAAAGTTAGGAAATTGGGTAACTGCTTAGGGAGGAGACGAAGATTTTGAAGTTATTCATTTGCATTCAagtgaaaaatttattattgataCAACAAACAGATTTGTTCATGTAATTTTTGGGGATTGGTTGCAATGCCTTGCAGACATGCAATGACAGCTATACAATTCAGAAATTTTAAGGTAGTGgattatgtaaataaatattacttaAGGGAAACATATGGTGTTTGTTGCGACCATAAGGTGGCATCAATCAATGGTATGTATATGTGGCTAGATACAAAGTTTGATGACATTCAACCaccaaaatacaaaaagggtCTTGGTAGACCAAAGAAATTGTGAAGGAGAAAGCCTATAAGGACCCTAACGGGACTAGACTAACAAGGGACCTAGTTCCATATAAATGCACTAGATGTCGGGCAATAGGTCATAATTCGAGGAGGTGTCCATTGCCACCTCCACCAGTACCTGAAGAAGACAATGTGGAACCTAATGGAGCTTAGGATGCAAATCAAGGTGCAGGTGACGGTGCAACTTAAGATGTAGCTCATGATGCAAATCAAGGTGCAGGTGAGGGTGCAACTCAAGATGTTGTTTAGGGTGCAAATGAAGGTGCAAATGAGGGTGAGGGTCTAATTGAAGGTGTTGTTAATGGACAAATCAATGAGCAACTGAATGTTCTTTTGGGTGCACATGTTGGAGTTCAGAATCAGAATAAAAAATGgacatcaaacaaaaaaatgcaagATATACCAAATGACACTTCATATagattaatttcataatttcatttTGTAGGGAAAAAGTGTATAACAATCTGTAAGAAAAGTTATTGGTCCTCAACAACATTTGCAGACCAAACCTACAAATAGGCACACAACGATACTGAATGTGTTAATTTTAAACACatgcattatttatttatagaacacattaaattcacaattttaatttttatagggCCACTGTAGACAGAATACTACTTTAAATGAAAAAGTACAGAAACTTGTTCCTAAACGCAAggcaccaacaacaaccaaggcACCCAGAAGCAAAAAACTTAAAGGTTGTCAACTAAAAACTATTAACAGGAACATGGAGCTGAGAATTGGATTTCTTGACAATCAAACCAAGCCAAACACATCAGTTAAAGATACAAATTGATAAAAACTATGTGAAATACTTTTTGTAATGGGGTGTGGGGATGTAAGTTGCTtcactttttactttttgttgtgAGATGTGGAAATTATGTGCATAATTTCCTGCACCTTTTGTGTATTTGTTCTGCACAATGGGCACATTAATAGTTATCAATATATTGATATCTATtctcttatatttatattgccACATTAAGTCCATGAAGGAAATCTTCATTTTACCGCAAGTAAACAATTTAacaattatcaattttattaccccaaattaatttttttaatattgaagtACCTATAAAATGAAACATTTTCATTTGACTACctataattatttatctattcCAAAAAGGTACCTGCAAAACAAACCATTTTTGTATAATTGGCTCAACTACCTCAATTTCTTTTTGGTTTGAAGACCTCACCTTGTTTGCCTTATTAAGCCAATACAAAAGATCACATTAACACATCATAAACTAATTTCATTAGAAACATCCAACTATATGAAATACAACATAGTTACTTACCAAGTTCTACATCCTACCAACCTaccaaattttaaaacacaacTACTCAAAGAAATGAACAACTTCAACTCCAACTCAGTTTATTCTATGATCACCAACattaattacaattacaatGCTTAGTAAAGAAATGAACACCCACGGAACtacaactacaaaacctaataGCTTGACCCTAttcctttcaacaacaacatttttctttttccttccaaTTTTACTCTTCAAGTGCACAACTTCAGTTGTGGATGCATAACATTCTTCTTCTTGTACAACAATAATTTTCTTCAATTATgctatttcttttgcatttgctTTAGCTTCCTCCATTAATGAACCAAGTTTCAGCTTTAGCTCTTCATTTTCATGAACATAGTGGATCAACTCACACCCTTCTACGAAAACATTATTACCACCAACTCAATATCATCAACCCATTGAAAAAATCTGCAAGAACTGGATTTCTAAAATACAATACCAATTCAACAGAGTaaaatccaaaacaaaacaCAGAGTTGACATTTCTTTACATCCCAGTGTGGACATCTCCAAAACCTTCTCCCAGATGGTTCACACTACGCGACGTGAATATAATAGCAGGTACCTCACATTTACACTTAACCATCATAGGACATGACGAAGACAAAGGTGATGCCCCACCCTTTGCGTTCATTCTTTCACCCATCAACCAATAGCCATTCCAAAATAGCCTTATGGTTCAAAAATCCCAAATGCCTACCTTACACGGAGGGGACAAAGAGGACGTCGGAGGGGTCACCCACGATGTAGAAGATGACGTTAGAGCTGCCGGCAACAACGTCGGGGTTGAAAACAAGCTTGCGAGGTAAAGGACTGGTTCAACCTTCAAAAAAACGAAGATGAGGGGGTGCacttcatttaaatttcattattaaatattttaaaaacgaaaaatatgaCATGGAAAAAAGCGCTGACGTGGTAAGTGACTATGCGTGATGATATGATACTCTGTCAGCCACGTCATTACTCAATGGATGTCATCTAACGACAGGTACTAAAATGAAACACGAAAAATTTTCAGATGAGAAACAAAATGAATGTGAAGTAGTTTTtcgaaaatgatttatattctaggtaggaaaaaattaattaagcctTCCATATATTATGAAATTTGCATGAGGCAATTGGATGGGTCTAATCGCCAAACATACATTGAGAATTCGAAACCTTTAACATTTATCTTGCACCAGCTCCATTCTCAATACCGAATAGTATCCATTATGGCATCAACATCAATATTTGCTTCCTTAAAAATGATGAGTTCTGTGATTCCAGATTTCCCACACTAAAGAGGTCCAAACTGCCCACCATACCGATTTTGCCTTACTCCCTTTTATGTTTCCAGAATGTTGCCAAAAGTGACTTATAGGATGAGCCGGAAGAATCCTCAAATCACCCATGACCCAACCACAATAGCACCTTGTCCATAAATGATAAGAAAACGGACACTCAAAAAACAAGTGAGTAGCGATTTCATCAAATGTATTGCAGAAAACACATTTTCTATTATTGTTAGCCGATAAAATGTTCCTACTCTTTAGGTTGTCTTTTGTTTGAAGACGATTACTAGTGTCTGCCCTTCATGGTGTACAGAAAATAGCTAGTAAACTGTGACCTCTCTAGACCATCTCACGAATAGGTTATGTAACCATAGGATATCTTGCCTATAAATTatatagtatatttttatttaacattgcGTAACCTTACATATTATGTATCTTGCAATTTGTGGACATTTTATTTGTACAAAATAGCATCATTCTATCTTTtttagattaaataaaataacaggTACAACGACGGAATgcatttagttttttaaattatgtaacttttttatattatttttaaaaagattaataaatttatctagatcattaattttatattaaatctaAAACCTGCCCTAGTATATTTGCCTCAGTTATTTTCCCTgtgaaatttctttaattttatggaGATAGAAAAGTGTGATTTAACAACTGCACATTATATGTTGATTTTCTAATCATCTTTGTTACTATGATAATGGTTTATTACTCATTACTTTACCTTATTTTATTTGGCTTGTGCTCTGGCCAACAAAAACaacttgcaattttttttttatacaaaagacATATAGAATTTTGAATATGACTAATGTCGTGATGTTTTGTGATAATTGTTGACAATTAATTCGGTGTGATTTGAAAACCAACATATTATTCAATGGAATGTTACATGATTTACATCGTTACATCtgataattcatttaattaaatttaataaaatattatctaattaatttaaaattaatcaatcataattaaacattatctaataaaatgatCTTTGCAATTATCTTTTATCCAACATTTgaataaatatatcttttagaaCAAATGagtctgataaaaaaaagttaatgtaattaaatttaattaatatgttattgaagatgtaattaatttttgtatataattttaatgcaACTATATTTAATATGATGCTAAATATGCTAAAaacgataattaaaagtacatactaaattttagtatataattaaaaatataattagtcttttactcaattttaatgtaattatattttatatgatactgaatattttaaaaaatgataaatttatatatatatatatatatatatatataattttattaaatacaaaaatattaagtttaaatttaaaaatttataatttaatcagACCGTACATCGCAcagatataaaatataatatttatttttaatttgaaatcatataaaatcatttttacttaaaaatcatataaaataattttatgaataaataatgttttggaaaatctttatattatatagttgaaatttttataatgattagttaaaatatttattataaaataatattttatgtctaagtttaataattttatatacataattttgttaattaatatttataaaataaggtaaaatattagttttacataattatctaataaatattttaatattaatttattaaatatactttaattaaaaaatattacatatggaacaatatcataaattaaattaattgttatagtgTTAAAATTTTgtacataaatatatttgaataaattgtatAAGATTTATTTCTCATACTtgctttcttttattataataaaatttttaaatatttgaattaccttgattaaaatatatacatgtaataataattaatttattcaaaatttaaatataaagataTAGTTGTTctaattatcttaattatatttaaataatttaaatgaactaaaaaatagaaaaaatatttacaatttttcgttaaaatgcataatattttcctttctaacttttttattataaaaaatcaagataaatatatattttcaaattttattagatatatttattttaatcttcataaaagatatatttgttttaatattagataaaaataattgtaaaatcAATAGATATAATGacatcatattattttattagataatatttaattaaaattgattaatttaaaatttattagatgatattttattaaattttattaacaaatcgTTTAATATAACGATATAAACTATCTTAtattgtataattaaataatatataaataagactGATAAAACTTACAaataacaacttaaaaagaatttCATAGTCAACAAACCTTCATAAATATCTTGCGCGACCCACGCGTACGATAGGTTGGACCCCACGTGCAATATGCGATCAATTATTTATGCTCAGAGATGAATCTCCTAAGTAGTACTATTTTTGTATATGCATGtatcttttataataactcaAACTTCAACAGCAACACAAAGTACTTAACCCTCTCTTCGCCTTCGCCGCATCCACCCACTTCCTGTTGTATCCCTGGCTTCCTGACATTCTTCCTTTTCTCAACAAGGTTGATTTCTTACCCTCTTTCTTTTAATCTTGCaattttccttaattttctCAGCTGTTTTACTTTCTGCTTTTAGTGAACTTTCTCACTTTgatttcaataaaatttcattgctTGAGAGCTGCCCTTGTTGAtggttttcatttttcactACATTCCCAGATGCATGCATTGGTTTGGCTCAGTGACTGTTTTGTTTGATTCTGTGTGCCCTGCAGGTTTGGGGTGTTTGTTTGGTTTCCTTCTGATTGTATAATcagtagaaagaaagaaaaaaatttgtcGACTTTTCTGTGTAGTGTTGTGGTGAGAGAAAGTTCAGTTTTTTATGATAATGGCGGGTTGTTCTTCAAATTTTGCTGTGGCTGGTTGTGCCAATGTGAGGAAAGAGATTGTTTTGGGGAATCAAAAGACAAACTTGATTAGGTTGAGTTTCAGGGGTGTGTTGAATGAGGCTACATTTCAAGTTCTACGTGGGAGCAAGTGCAGTAGATCATGTGTGCCTATTCAAAAGAAAGCAATGTTTTTTGTAATGAGTATGTCACAACCGTCGGCTGAGGCTGAATTGGAATCTGCTGTGAGTTCAATAGGATTATCAGAAGGGGGAGGTGATAGTGTCCTGAGAAAGGACCAAGAGACTCGGGATAGTGAATCGGACTCCAAAATTGATAGAGATGATGATAATGGAGTTGTATTGGATGGCAGTGGTGGTAATGGGAGCTTTGGAAGTGGTGGAGCGGGAGATGGG
Encoded proteins:
- the LOC114397698 gene encoding PRA1 family protein A1-like; this encodes MDWGNVTAEDLIDALREVDWSSPPRPLSEFFSRFTVPRSSSKWNSRLKCNLYYYRTNYFILIVSVLILGFLRRPLAIVAALLTALSIAFLNDSFAGTFSEKVTRTVRQFSPHLAAKMRPPLTPVIRGRPSSKRAIYICGRPRWVFVLIFSSASFFLWFVSAGLLTVLWALAIGLLATILHASFRTPNLKARLNTFREEFRAVWRNYSEL